From a region of the Primulina eburnea isolate SZY01 chromosome 7, ASM2296580v1, whole genome shotgun sequence genome:
- the LOC140835903 gene encoding uncharacterized protein, translated as MARTESRLDNLETHIANIGATLKILESQVGQITKQLTSQPSGATQKIADPNLREVNAICIQNGEIGVVSREVKVDQPTPSKENRGKKGKSYDFDQCIDISLLPYPQRFLQLKAESQKKKSLEDFKNLHSNIQSAEQEKVAFTGGDDKGRPGSLPQKLLDPGEFVVPCEIGGKLVENAIYDSGASVNIISSSLYEKLGLSRIKPTGLSLKMADKSVRTPLGIVEDVELKIDKIRLLADFVVLDMGNSQNVRAILGRPFLATAGAVIDLKQGKLTMEVDGQNVEFKASKKSYDPP; from the coding sequence atggctaggactgaatctaGGCTTGACAACCTAGAAACACACATAGCAAATATTGGTGCTACCTTGAAAATTCTTGAATCGCAAGTGGGGCagataacgaagcaactcacgTCTCAACCATCAGGCGCAACTCAAAAGATTGCAGACCCCAATCTGAGAGAGGTGAATGCCATTTGTATACAGAATGGAGAGATTGGAGTAGTAAGCAGAGAAGTTAAAGTTGATCAGCCGACTCCAAGCAAAGAAAATCGAGGTAAGAAAGGTAAGAGTTATGATTTTGATCAATGCATTGATATCTCGTTACTTCCCTACCCCCAAAGATTTTTACAATTGAAAGCTGAGtctcaaaagaaaaaaagtCTTGAAGATTTCAAGAACCTGCACTCTAACATTCAGTCTGCAGAGCAGGAAAAAGTAGCATTTACTGGAGGAGATGATAAGGGTAGGCCAGGAAGTCTTCCTCAGAAGCTGCTAGACCCCGGAGAATTTGTAgtaccatgtgaaatagggGGTAAATTGGTGGAAAATGCTATCTATGATTCAGGAGCGAGCGTGAATATAATATCAAGTTCTCTTtacgagaaacttggattgagcaGGATAAAGCCCACAGGACTAAGCTTGAAAATGGCAGATAAATCGGTCAGGACACCACTGGGTATTGTGGAAGATGTCGAACTTAAGATTGATAAAATAAGGCTTCTAGCAGATTTTGTGGTGCTTGACATGGGGAACAGTCAGAATGTTCGTGCTATTTTAGGACGACCATTTTTGGCTACTGCTGGAGCCGTCATTGATTTGAAACAAGGAAAACTGACCATGGAGGTTGATGGTCAAAACGTTGAATTCAAGGCTTCCAAGAAATCATACGACCCACCTTGA